From the genome of Primulina eburnea isolate SZY01 chromosome 12, ASM2296580v1, whole genome shotgun sequence, one region includes:
- the LOC140807444 gene encoding uncharacterized protein codes for MENEVVIIKDRKTECSPCESDVLSPTSKMMNGGGISRQGSITKHNCLCAPTTHAGSFRCRLHRSPSLNRTKSVDSPACQDSESKA; via the coding sequence ATGGAAAACGAAGTGGTGATCATCAAAGATAGGAAAACCGAATGTTCGCCCTGCGAATCGGATGTTTTATCTCCTACGTCAAAGATGATGAATGGTGGAGGGATCTCTAGGCAAGGTAGTATTACTAAGCACAACTGCTTGTGTGCTCCTACCACACATGCTGGTTCGTTTCGTTGCAGGTTGCACCGTTCCCCGAGCCTCAACCGGACAAAGAGCGTTGACTCCCCAGCCTGCCAGGATTCAGAATCTAAGGCATAA